The Setaria italica strain Yugu1 chromosome IX, Setaria_italica_v2.0, whole genome shotgun sequence genome has a window encoding:
- the LOC101768255 gene encoding uncharacterized protein LOC101768255: MGEGVKTMLARPIQLADEVAKQCAAARSFRAECAELKARADKLLAQLRQAARAPDLYDRPAARIMAGATTALSRASALAARCARGHPRLRSLFTLSPAAGFPRAVAALDTALEDVAWLLRISSPGAAGDGDDDSLLGLPNIAQNEPILFFIWDHVARLHTGSPAARADSAANLASLARDSQHFAKLIIEEDGVPPLLKLLKDGTDEGQEAAARALGLLGCDAESVDKLVQAGVCSSFAAALKDPPMRVQAAVAEAIANLADRSSTCQDLFAQNNTVRYLVGHLASGTIQEHSRYSVGSNSSKKSTAAPQQPMKSLHSVVLAKTHSMRHTGDRDAASLTDEPPLMSNSSPGGEQDTKRNPHMQSVVHSAMSAKTNTNGSLVPPFRPQLGTSGSSGRGAREVEDPEIKAHLKAMAAKALWKLAHNHLGVCKSITESRALLCFAVLLEKGDGDMGTDVQFFSAMAIMEIARVAEHSLVLRQSAFKPSSPAAKAVVDQLLRVVRKGEYDVLLLPCITALGCLARTFTASETRVIAPLVQLLDEREPPVTKEAVVALTKFACSENHLHLNHCKAIVDDGGARHLVQLVYLGDEIQIEALILLCYIALYVPESEELAQASVLAVLLWASKQAHMVQDTRVEALLPDANARLELFQSRASR; this comes from the coding sequence ATGGGGGAGGGGGTGAAGACGATGCTGGCCCGGCCGATCCAGCTGGCCGACGAGGTCGCCAAGcagtgcgccgccgcccggagcTTCCGCGCCGAGTGCGCCGAACTCAAGGCGCGCGCGGACAAGCTGCTGGCTCAGCtgcggcaggcggcgcgggcgccggacCTGTACGACCGCCCCGCGGCCCGGATAATGGCGGGGGCCACCACCGCGCTGTCCAGGGCCTCCGCCCTCGCGGCCCGGTGCGCGCGAGGTCACCCGCGGCTCCGCAGCCTCTTCACGCTCAGCCCTGCCGCCGGGTTCCCGCGGGCCGTTGCGGCGCTCGACACGGCGCTCGAGGACGTCGCGTGGCTGCTCCGCATCTCCTCGCCCGGCGCCGCgggggacggcgacgacgactcGCTCCTCGGCCTCCCCAACATCGCGCAGAACGAGcccatcctcttcttcatctggGACCACGTCGCGCGCCTGCACACGGGCTCCCCCGCTGCCCGCGCCGACTCAGCCGCCAACCTCGCGTCTCTCGCCCGCGACAGCCAGCACTTCGCCAAGCTCATCATCGAGGAGGACGGCGTGCCGCCGCTGCTCAAGCTGCTCAAGGACGGCACCGACGAAGGCCAGGAGGCCGCAGCGCGCGCGCTGGGGCTGCTGGGATGCGATGCCGAGAGTGTGGACAAGCTCGTGCAGGCCGGGGTGTGCTCCTCCTTCGCCGCTGCGCTCAAGGACCCGCCCATGCGCGTGCAGGCTGCGGTAGCGGAGGCCATCGCTAACCTCGCCGACCGGAGCTCCACGTGCCAGGACCTCTTTGCTCAGAACAACACTGTTCGCTACCTGGTTGGGCACCTTGCCTCCGGGACCATCCAGGAGCACAGCAGGTACTCTGTTGGCTCCAACAGTTCCAAGAAAAGCACGGCTGCGCCGCAGCAGCCCATGAAGTCGCTTCACTCTGTGGTGCTTGCCAAGACGCACAGCATGCGCCACACCGGTGATCGTGATGCTGCAAGTCTCACTGATGAGCCACCGTTGATGTCCAACAGCTCACCAGGAGGTGAGCAAGACACGAAAAGGAACCCCCATATGCAGTCGGTGGTACACTCTGCTATGTCTGCGAAAACAAACACGAACGGCTCATTAGTTCCACCGTTCAGGCCTCAGCTTGGAACTAGTGGCTCCAGTGGCCGTGGTGCTCGTGAGGTGGAGGATCCTGAGATCAAGGCACATTTGAAGGCCATGGCGGCGAAAGCTTTGTGGAAGCTTGCTCATAACCATTTGGGGGTCTGCAAGAGTATTACAGAGTCACGTGCGCTGTTGTGCTTTGCTGTTCTTCTTGAGAAAGGTGATGGAGATATGGGCACCGATGTACAATTCTTCTCAGCAATGGCAATCATGGAAATTGCTCGTGTTGCTGAGCATAGCCTTGTTCTGCGGCAGTCGGCTTTCAAACCCAGCTCCCCAGCAGCTAAGGCTGTGGTTGATCAGCTACTCCGTGTGGTCCGCAAGGGTGAATATGATGTGTTGCTCCTCCCATGTATCACCGCCCTTGGCTGCCTTGCACGCACCTTCACAGCAAGTGAGACCAGGGTCATCGCCCCTCTTGTGCAGCTTCTTGATGAGCGTGAGCCACCAGTCACCAAGGAGGCAGTGGTCGCACTCACTAAGTTTGCATGCTCTGAGAACCACCTGCATCTGAACCACTGCAAGGCCATTGTTGATGATGGTGGTGCACGCCACCTTGTCCAGCTTGTCTACCTCGGTGACGAAATTCAAATTGAGGCACTGATACTACTCTGTTACATTGCACTGTATGTGCCTGAGAGTGAGGAGCTTGCGCAGGCCAGTGTGCTGGCTGTGCTGCTCTGGGCATCAAAGCAGGCTCACATGGTGCAGGACACACGTGTCGAGGCGCTACTGCCAGATGCCAATGCGAGGCTGGAGCTGTTCCAGTCTAGGGCCTCCAGGTGA
- the LOC101768660 gene encoding uncharacterized protein LOC101768660, with protein sequence MTQLKTAALLAATLLVLLAAAAAVSGQPSPHFDVPNCQNDIDALWRTCKQYVKKEGPKQKPSSDCCKTVQAADAHSSCICDYLGSPDARENLSLEKVFYVTKQCGVTIPAGCGSKRF encoded by the exons ATGACCCAGCTAAAGACTGCTGCCCTCCTGGCTGCGAcactcctcgtcctcctcgccgctgcAGCAGCAGTTTCAGGCCAACCATCTCCTCATTTTGACGTCCCAAACTGCCAGAATGACATCGACGCGCTGTGGCGCACCTGCAAGCAGTACGTCAAGAAGGAGGGGCCCAAGCAGAAGCCGTCTTCGGACTGCTGCAAAACCGTGCAGGCTGCAGATGCCCATTCGTCCTGCATCTGCGATTACCTGGGCTCCCCAGACGCCAGGGAGAATTTAAGCCTGGAGAAAGTCTTCTATGTCACCAAGCAGTGCGGCGTCACCATCCCTGCAGGCTGCG GATCAAAGAGGTTCTGA